From Salvia splendens isolate huo1 chromosome 16, SspV2, whole genome shotgun sequence, a single genomic window includes:
- the LOC121770845 gene encoding auxin-responsive protein SAUR32-like — MQEDKKMKVKKGWLAVQVGLEDEDGGFQRFSIPISYLYHPLFHKLLDKAREVYGYNTAGPLMLPCSVEDFLHLRWRIEKEAAAHHHHHHRHHLPAPSLSFHSC, encoded by the coding sequence ATGCAAGAGGATAAGAAGATGAAGGTGAAGAAAGGGTGGCTGGCGGTGCAGGTGGGGCTGGAAGACGAAGACGGCGGATTTCAGCGATTTTCGATTCCGATCTCGTATCTGTACCACCCTCTCTTCCACAAGCTTCTAGACAAAGCTCGCGAGGTCTATGGCTACAACACGGCTGGCCCCTTGATGCTGCCCTGCTCCGTCGAGGATTTTCTGCATCTGCGCTGGCGGATTGAGAAGGAGGCCGCCGcccaccaccaccatcaccaccGCCATCACCTGCCGGCGCCTTCTTTGTCGTTTCACTCGTGTTGA